The Desulfonatronum lacustre DSM 10312 region CATCGCCCCGGAACTCGTCTTTCCCGACGGGACAAATCTGTCCGAGGTGCTTGATCGTTTATCGTTTCATGTCCAGGGACGTGGTATTTTTCAGTAGGGAAGGGGCTGTTTCAGAAACAGGTTTGATTTTTCAGGATCGACCTTTTACTGAATTCGGGTTGTGCAGTGAATTCTGAAGACGCGAAGCGGGAGGCGACTCGGGAAGGAGCGCCGCCCATGGAACTGATTGACGGGAATCGCCTTGTGGCCATGCTGGAGAAAGAGGAAATCGGCGTTGTTCCGCGTACGGTCTACGCTATCGATTACGCCTTTTTCCGAGCATATTTACCAGAGAAGCCGGAACCGGCGACGTCGGGAATCGGCGGGTAGAGGAGTTTTCATGCTGAAATTTCTAATTTTTATTGCCGCGGCTTTCATCTTGTACAAACTTCTGGTCGGTGATTTCCAGAAGAAGAAAGAGGTCAAGGAAAAAGAAAGCGAGAATCTGGCCGCCAATGGTGTGATGACCAAGGATCCGGTCTGTGGGACATACGTTCCGGTGGGCAGCGACATTCGGATCAAGGAAGGGGAGACGGTGCACTGCTTCTGCAGTTATGAATGTCGGGATTCGTATCTGAAGAAGCTGGAGGCCGGGAAGTAATACCATCTCCAATTCAATGATTCTCTTTCGGTGTCGCTATCGGGATGGGAATTGGGATCGAATTAGGATTATTGGAAACAGTAGCGATCCCGATCCCGATAACTGCATTTTCTCAAGCGAACAACGCATTGCCGAAATAGAAGGTATTATTGGCACACAAACAGTATCGATCCCGATAGCGATACCGACGCCGACACCGACAACTGAATGAGTACAAGAACCAGGTGAAAAGAGCTCGATAAAAAAAGACGAGGTCGGACAAACTGTCCGACCTCGTCTTTTTTTGTGACTCTTGGTGCCGAAGGGGGGACTCGAACCCCCACGAGGTTTCCCTCACCACCCCCTCAAGATGGCGTGTCTACCAGTTCCACCACTTCGGCGTTTGACTTTGCTTGAGATTTACTGCGTTTCGGTCCGTGATTGCGGAGCAGCGTCTTGAGGTTCCGCTGGGATCGAGATCTGTTCTTCGATGCTTCCTGGTGCGGAGGGAACTTGCGGCAAATCAGCCGGGAAGTCAAGGATCACGGATTCTTCGGCGGTGCGTTGTCCGCTCATGTAGGTGAAGCTCAGGGAGGTGATGATGAAAATGCTGGCCACGCTGATGGTCAGCTTTTTGAGCAGCCCCCCGGCGCCGCTGCTACCGAAGACGGAACTGCTGCCTCCGCCGAAGATGACGCCCATGCCTTCCTTGCCGGATTGCAGCAGGATGAGAATGACCAGAGAGATACAGGCCAAAACGTGAATGGTGATGATCAGTGCGTTCAAAACAGTGTGCTCCTTGCGATATTTCAGACAGCCGAGGCAATGGCCGTGAAGCTGTCGACCTGCAAACTTGCGCCTCCTACCAGCACGCCGTTCACATTGTCAAGGTCCAGGATCGCTCCGGCGTTGTCCGGCTTGACGCTGCCGCCGTAGAGAATGCGGATTTCGTCGCCGCAACGAGGGAACAACTCCTGCAGGGTCTTGCGGACAAGATCGTGGGCCGCGACGATGTCCTCGGTCTGGGCCACCTTGCCCGTGCCGATGGCCCAGACCGGCTCGTAGGCGATGGTCAACCGGTCCGGAGTCACGCCGTCCTTGTCCACCTCGGCCAATCCCAGCCGGAGTTGCCCTTTGAGTACGTTTTCCACGCTGCCGTGGGTGCGCTGGTCCAGGGTTTCGCCGATGCACAAAATCATGTGCAACCCGGCTTGAAGGCCAAAGGCGGTCTTTTGGGCGATGAACCGGTCGGACTCTTTGAGCACGTGACGGCGTTCGGAGTGGCCGACCAGGGCATGGGTGCATCCGGCATCCACGAGCATGAAGGGCGCGATTTCCCCGGTAAAGGCGCCTTCGGAAGACGGATAAAAATTTTGTCCTCCCAGGAACAGTCGTTCTCGCCCGCGGATGGTTTCGGCCACGGCCTTCAGCGTGGTGAAGGGCGGCAGAAGCAGGATTTCGCGGTCCTCGGGCAAAACGTCCCGGAGGCCGGCGGCCAAGCCGGAGGCCAGCTCCACGGCCTGGGCCTCGGTTTTGTACATTTTCCAATTTCCGGCGATCAACATTTTTGGGGTCGTACTCATGCGGCGCACTCCTTCAGGGCTTTGAAGGCGGGGAGATCCTTGCCTTCCATGAATTCCAGAAACGCTCCGCCCCCGGTGGAGATGAAGCTGATCTTGTCCGCCAGGCCCGAGGCGTGGAGCATGGCGTCCGTATCACCGCCGCCGACGATGCTCACCGAGGCGGAATCGGCTATGGCCGTTGCCACGTGCATGGAGCCGGAAGCGAAGGCCGGGTTCTCGAACGCGCCCATGGGGCCGTTCCAAACCACGGTTCCGGCACCGGCCAGTACTTCCGCGAACAGCGCTTGCGTAGCCGGGCCGATGTCCAGGACCATTTTGTCCGCGGGAATGTTCTGGTACGGGCAAACCCCGTCGGCCCGTTCGGACTTGAGGCCGTCGGCATACACAAAGTCCACGGGGAGATAGAGCGCTGTTCCACGCTCCTTGGCTTTGGCCAGGACGGCCCGGGCCGTGTCCAGGAGATCGTCTTCCACCAGGGAGGAGCCCACGCCAAACCCTTGAGCCTTGATAAAGGTGTTGGCCATGGCCCCGCCGATGATCATCCGGTCCACCTTTTCCAGGAGATTGTCCAACAATTCGAGCTTGCCGGAGACCTTGGCCCCCCCCGACACGGCCACAAAGGGGCGCTTGGGATCAGCCAAAGCCCGGCCCAGATATTCCCATTCCTTTTGCATCAACAAACCCGCGCAGCAGACCGGAATCAACTTGGCCACGCCGACGTTGGAAGCGTGGGCCCGGTGGGCCGTCCCAAAGGCGTCGCTGACGAAAACGTCCCCCAGTTTGGCCAACTGGGCGCTGAAATCCGGATCGTTCTTGGTTTCTCCGGCATGGAAGCGCAGATTCTCCAACAACAGGACCTGACCCGGCTCAAGGGCCTTGGTCATGGCTTCCACCTCGGGACCGACGCAGTCCGGGGCCATGGCCACGTCCACTCCCAACAACTCGGAAAGACGTCGGGCAATGGGGCCCAGGCTCAGTTCGGGCACGACCTGACCCTTGGGGCGCCCCATGTGGGAACACAGCACCAGAGCAGCGCCGCGTTCCAGGGCCTGCTTCAACGTGGGCAGGCTGGCCCGGATGCGGGTGTCTTCCTTGATGGTGCCTTGATCCATGGGCACGTTGTAGTCCACGCGGATCAACAGGCGTTTATTCCGCACGTCAACGTCTTTTAAATAGGTAATGCTCATCGTTTTCCTCCTGGCTTGGGTGCTACAGGGCGGTTGTCATGCTGGCAGTCCGTTGAAAAATTCCCAATTGCCGCGTCGCTGCAAATATTTCAAACTCTCACGTATGAAGCAATACGCTTCGATCTTGAACTATTTTTGCTCCTTGCACTTGGGATTTTTGAACGAACTGCCGGAATAGGATAATTTCAATACTTGGGTAGATCGTACCTTACGACTTCGCTCATGCCGCGACGTATCGCGGATCGCACTGCATCAAAATGGCGTCTCTTACTCCCTCCGGGTGCCGGTAGTAACCCCGACGGCGTCCGATGGGCGTAAAACCGAGCGCCGTGTAGAGGTGTACGGCGGCAAGGTTGGTTTCGTCCACCTCCAGGTGGCAGGCATCGATTCCCAGGGCCGCGCCGTGTTCCAGGGCCGCGGCCGCCAGCGCCCGGCCCAGGCCGCGGCCCCGGAAGTCCTGACGAACGGCCATGTTCAAAATCTCCATCTCCGGAGGCAGGATTTGGCAGCTGATGTAGCCGATCAATGCGACCTCGACGCGAACCCCATGCACACGGCACGTGCCCTGGTCATAGCTGCTTTGGAATTGCTCCAGGGACCACGGCGCGGGGAAATGCGCGGCTTCCAACGCCGCGGCTTCCGGAAGTTCGTCGCGGGAGAGCAGAAAGACGCGGGACACGGCGGTCGGTTCGTTTTGGGAGGCGGGGATCAGCCGTCGGTTCGCCCCAGGGCCTCGACCATCTCCGCGTGGACCTTGGTGTTGCTGGCCAGGATGGAAGGGATATGCAGGTCGAACGCCGAACCGTCGATCCGGGTGACCAGTCCTCCGGCTTCGCGGACCAGCAGCCATCCCGCGGCCATGTCCCACGGCTTGAGGTTGATTTCATAGAAGGCGTCGAAACGGCCGCAAGCGACATAGGCCAGGTCGCTGGCCGCGGAGCCGGGCCGTCGAATCCCCTGCGTCAGGGTGAGCATGGTTTCCATCCACCCCAGAATCGGCGGCAGTTGCTCCCGGACGGAGTAGGGAAACCCCGTGGCGACCAGGGAGTTTTCCAGGTCCGGGACGGTGGATGCCTGGACCGGAACGTTGTTGAGATGGGTCCCTCGGCCCTTGGCGGCGTGGAACAGTTCGTGGAGCACGGGCAGATGGACCAGCCCAAGCTGAACGTCGCCCTTGTCCCACAGCGCCACGGAGATGGCCACGAAGGGAAAGCCGTGGGCGAAATTGGTGGTACCGTCCAGGGGGTCGATGATCCAGGTGGGACCGTTCAGTCTTTTTCCCAAGTCCTCGGCGGAGGCCGACTCCTCGGCCAGAAAACCGGCCTCGGGGAGCAGGGCGCCCAGACGTTCCTTGAGGAGTTTTTCAAGGGCCAGGTCCGCGGTGGTGACCAGGTCGATCCGACCCTTATGGCGGATTTCCCTGGGAGCGTGCCAGTACCGCATCAACAGGTCCCCGGCCTCGCGGACGATGTCGATGGTTTTGTGAAGAAGTGGTGCGTGGTCGGTCATCCGGCGAACATATGCGCAAACAGGGCTGATGCCAAGACGCTGAAAACGAATCGTCCCGCGTCGCTCATGCGACGCGGGACGATATTTCTGGAAATCCTGCTTGATTCCAACTTCGAAATCGTCGGGTTCCGGATTCGGAAACAGCGGCGCTTCCGGATGAAAACGTATTAATCGACCTTAAAGAACGCCTTTTTCGCGGCGTTGCAGACCGGACATTTCTCCGGAGTTTCGCCTTCAATCGTGTAGCCGCAGACGCTACAGACATGGATGTCGATTTCGGTCTGCTTTCCCAGATTCTGGAGGGCCTTTTCGTAGAGTCCGGCGTGAATCTTCTCCACTTCATTGGCGAAGTGAAAGCCGCGTTCCACGGCCTTTTGGCTTTCCTCCTGGGCATCGGCGATCATCTCCGGGTACATCTTCGTGAACTCATGGGTTTCCCCGCTGAGGGCCTCCTTCAGATTTTCCTCCGTGGTGCCGATGCCGCCCATCAGCTTGAGATGGGCGTGGGCGTGAACGGTTTCCGCCTCGGCAACGGCCCGGAACAAGCGGGCTACCTGGGGATGACCTTCCTTGTCGGCTTGCTTGGCGAAAGCCAGGTATTTCCGGTTGGCCTGGGATTCCCCGGCAAAGGCTTCCTTAAGGTTGTTCATGGTCTTGGACATTGTGGTTCCTCCTTGAGAAGGGTTGAGTGTGCGATGGTCCGTGACGACTGTAATCTGAATGCGGTGAGCGTCGTCGATCCAGTGTCTTTTTCATAGTCCAAGAACGGCCGCAATGGAACCAGTAATGGGGGGGGGCGAAATGGCAGTCAGAAGCAGAAATGTGCCGCCCTGGGCGGCGATCCCAGGGCAAAAGATTCCGGACTCGTAATTCAAAAGTTGAGTGCAACCGGAAGGTTGCACTCAACTTATTTTGAAAAGGTTCGCCGGGGCCTAGAATTGCACCGGGAACTGGGTGGATTTGTTGTCGGCTCGGGCGGTGACCGTGACCGGGTGGGTGCTCTTGAGGTGGATCTGCCCGATGCCGTGCCGGTTGGTGCGCACTTCGGGAACCGGGGCGGGGTTGCCTTGGTGATCCACGAATTGCCCGCCGCTGCTGTGGAATCGGACGGCGACGTTCTCCAGGGGAGTCTCTCTGGGACCGGGACCGGTGACCAGCACGCGGATGATTCTCGTATCCGCCGTGGGACCGACCTGGATGTCGAGCAGGCGGATGTTTTCCACGATGAAGACCTGGATGGATGCGGATATGGTCCCGCTGCCCACGTTGTCGTGCCAGTCCACGTCGTCTCGCTGGTGGGATGCCGAGGCCATGGCCGTCACCGTGGCGCTGGGATAGGGGCCAAGCAGCAGATAGATGTCCGCGATGCCGTTGGCATTGGTTTCAATGGACGGACCGTTGGGCGTATTAATGCATTCCATTACTGTTAAGTCTTCGGTGTCCACCTTCACCTCTTCGCACAACTGGCCCGCACTGGTGCTGAAGCTGACGAGAACGCCTCCCATCATCTGATTGTCCTTGTTCCGAACCGTGGCCCGGACAATCTTTGTGGCTATGGGCAGGTAATTCGATGAAAAGGATTCCATCCTTATTTCGCCCGGTCCCGGACCGTCTCCGCCACCACCGCACCCGGGCATCGACAACGCCACCACGATCATCGCAACAAGCCACCATACCCGTTTCATGCCATTCCTCCTTGGATTGTAATTGTGTGCCGGGTGATCTCGATATTGCAACATCTTGCCAATGGTTCTCGCATCAGCGCGACCATTTCAATGGTTGAATGACCGGCGTACCCGGATACGGACAAACCGCGCCCGGTCCTGTTCGCCATGTCTTTTCGCTCGTCATGGACGCACGGGGGAATCCGGTCCACGGCTGATCAGCGTTCCCTGGCCGGAAGCGGCGTGATGGGCCGGGTCTTCGACGTGCCTGCGCCCGAGAACGGCCAATTGGCGCTGATCCAGATCCTTTCCGACAACGACGCGGATGCGTGATTCGAAACGGTCCAGGGACGCTTCCTCCTTCAGGAGGTACTCCCCCGGAAACTGGCGGGACAGCAGTTTCGCGGCCGGGAGGTAACCGATTCCGTAGTGGATGATGGTGCGGGGATGGTCGAAATGGTCGGCGTTTTTTTTCCGGATCACCCGGAAGCCGTTTTTTTCCAGATACGAGCCGACATCGTGAGCAATACGGGTGACGCCGCTGCCGTTGAGCACTTCCACCGGAACGGCTTTCAGGAAATCATGTTGGTTCGTCTGCCGGTCCGGAGTGACAGGCATCCCGGACGATGCCTGTCCGGTGGAAAGTTGAAG contains the following coding sequences:
- a CDS encoding transcriptional regulator, whose protein sequence is MLKFLIFIAAAFILYKLLVGDFQKKKEVKEKESENLAANGVMTKDPVCGTYVPVGSDIRIKEGETVHCFCSYECRDSYLKKLEAGK
- the secG gene encoding preprotein translocase subunit SecG; this translates as MNALIITIHVLACISLVILILLQSGKEGMGVIFGGGSSSVFGSSGAGGLLKKLTISVASIFIITSLSFTYMSGQRTAEESVILDFPADLPQVPSAPGSIEEQISIPAEPQDAAPQSRTETQ
- the tpiA gene encoding triose-phosphate isomerase — protein: MSTTPKMLIAGNWKMYKTEAQAVELASGLAAGLRDVLPEDREILLLPPFTTLKAVAETIRGRERLFLGGQNFYPSSEGAFTGEIAPFMLVDAGCTHALVGHSERRHVLKESDRFIAQKTAFGLQAGLHMILCIGETLDQRTHGSVENVLKGQLRLGLAEVDKDGVTPDRLTIAYEPVWAIGTGKVAQTEDIVAAHDLVRKTLQELFPRCGDEIRILYGGSVKPDNAGAILDLDNVNGVLVGGASLQVDSFTAIASAV
- a CDS encoding phosphoglycerate kinase, producing MSITYLKDVDVRNKRLLIRVDYNVPMDQGTIKEDTRIRASLPTLKQALERGAALVLCSHMGRPKGQVVPELSLGPIARRLSELLGVDVAMAPDCVGPEVEAMTKALEPGQVLLLENLRFHAGETKNDPDFSAQLAKLGDVFVSDAFGTAHRAHASNVGVAKLIPVCCAGLLMQKEWEYLGRALADPKRPFVAVSGGAKVSGKLELLDNLLEKVDRMIIGGAMANTFIKAQGFGVGSSLVEDDLLDTARAVLAKAKERGTALYLPVDFVYADGLKSERADGVCPYQNIPADKMVLDIGPATQALFAEVLAGAGTVVWNGPMGAFENPAFASGSMHVATAIADSASVSIVGGGDTDAMLHASGLADKISFISTGGGAFLEFMEGKDLPAFKALKECAA
- the rimI gene encoding ribosomal protein S18-alanine N-acetyltransferase, producing MSRVFLLSRDELPEAAALEAAHFPAPWSLEQFQSSYDQGTCRVHGVRVEVALIGYISCQILPPEMEILNMAVRQDFRGRGLGRALAAAALEHGAALGIDACHLEVDETNLAAVHLYTALGFTPIGRRRGYYRHPEGVRDAILMQCDPRYVAA
- a CDS encoding inositol monophosphatase family protein encodes the protein MTDHAPLLHKTIDIVREAGDLLMRYWHAPREIRHKGRIDLVTTADLALEKLLKERLGALLPEAGFLAEESASAEDLGKRLNGPTWIIDPLDGTTNFAHGFPFVAISVALWDKGDVQLGLVHLPVLHELFHAAKGRGTHLNNVPVQASTVPDLENSLVATGFPYSVREQLPPILGWMETMLTLTQGIRRPGSAASDLAYVACGRFDAFYEINLKPWDMAAGWLLVREAGGLVTRIDGSAFDLHIPSILASNTKVHAEMVEALGRTDG
- a CDS encoding rubrerythrin family protein: MSKTMNNLKEAFAGESQANRKYLAFAKQADKEGHPQVARLFRAVAEAETVHAHAHLKLMGGIGTTEENLKEALSGETHEFTKMYPEMIADAQEESQKAVERGFHFANEVEKIHAGLYEKALQNLGKQTEIDIHVCSVCGYTIEGETPEKCPVCNAAKKAFFKVD